The following proteins are co-located in the Schistocerca nitens isolate TAMUIC-IGC-003100 chromosome 2, iqSchNite1.1, whole genome shotgun sequence genome:
- the LOC126235470 gene encoding uncharacterized protein LOC126235470 yields MGACYTRETSSFRIISPVLYEVWTVIGLAPMEEDVRRKTRWANPRWCRDRKPILCPTMWLFFVALMTAMLSYIQDNWNFREWDLATVAYMLQNWVGKMYLLLTYGICATTGLLHLKSFMRALRFTDNCISGIVTENWKQMTGNIVFLSYCVVTTTMLVVARKHYLDMYATLILLVLVLYKSIVALQFVFLVLELRERFQSVNASIRESLPPLSVPELRAVFGVGKEQVSPQATSGRLRQLREAYVVLMHAGETLQRHFGLPVALNIAHCVGGITFYTYGMLSPAGTRQSPYREVSLSVLWLAHHSLRLVVMSLACAATADAAADAGPLLLRASAVCDWRSPELDAFMRLTLRGPRLRFTAAGLVVVDRRLLVSALAVVVTYLVILGQQ; encoded by the coding sequence ATGGGGGCGTGCTATACAAGGGAGACTTCCAGTTTTAGAATCATCTCTCCAGTTTTGTATGAAGTTTGGACAGTAATTGGATTGGCACCAATGGAAGAAGATGTAAGACGTAAAACCCGCTGGGCTAACCCAAGGTGGTGCCGAGACAGGAAGCCTATTTTATGTCCTACGATGTGGCTGTTTTTCGTAGCGCTCATGACAGCAATGTTAAGCTACATCCAGGACAACTGGAACTTCCGCGAATGGGATCTCGCAACGGTGGCATATATGCTTCAGAATTGGGTGGGAAAAATGTACCTGTTGCTTACATATGGTATATGCGCTACAACTGGACTACTGCATCTCAAATCATTCATGAGGGCCCTGAGATTCACAGATAACTGTATAAGTGGAATAGTTACTGAAAACTGGAAGCAGATGACGGGTAATATCGTCTTCCTGTCCTACTGTGTGGTGACGACCACCATGCTTGTGGTAGCGCGAAAACATTATCTCGATATGTACGCGACGTTGATCCTCCTTGTCCTCGTCCTTTACAAGTCGATAGTAGCGCTGCAGTTCGTCTTTCTGGTTTTGGAGTTACGAGAGAGGTTCCAGAGTGTTAACGCCAGTATAAGAGAGTCGCTGCCACCACTCAGCGTGCCAGAGCTTCGTGCAGTGTTTGGGGTTGGGAAGGAGCAAGTGTCACCACAGGCCACCTCTGGCAGACTGCGACAACTGAGGGAGGCGTACGTGGTGCTGATGCACGCAGGGGAGACCCTGCAGCGGCACTTCGGCCTGCCAGTGGCCCTGAACATCGCCCACTGCGTGGGCGGCATCACGTTCTACACCTACGGGATGCTGAGCCCGGCCGGGACGCGGCAGTCGCCCTACCGGGAGGTCAGCTTGTCTGTGCTGTGGCTGGCCCACCACTCGCTGCGGCTGGTTGTGATGTCATTGGCGTGCGCGGCCACTGCTGACGCTGCAGCCGACGCGGGGCCACTGCTGCTCAGGGCGTCCGCCGTCTGCGACTGGCGCAGTCCAGAGCTGGACGCCTTCATGCGACTCACACTTCGAGGACCACGACTGCGCTTCACCGCCGCCGGACTGGTCGTCGTCGATAGGCGCCTGCTGGTCTCTGCCCTCGCCGTGGTAGTCACCTACCTAGTCATCCTGGGACAGCAGTGA